GCGGACGGCCGGTCTTCAGGTCCATGCACACCAGCACCGGGCGGGCGGTGAAGCGCAGCATGTCGCCGCAGCGCACTTCGATCGCCAGCTCCACGGACGAGCGGCCGACCCGCGCCACGTCGATCCGAAAATCGAGCCGGTCACCGAGCCGGCCGGGCGTCGCGAATTCGCTCTCCAGCTTCACGGTCGGCACGCCGATCCCGCGATCGAGATGCATCGTGCGAAAATCGACGCCGACATGCTGCGCGAAGAAATCCTCGACCGCGGCGTTGAGCATCTCGAAATAGCGGGGATAGAAGACGATACCGGCGGCATCGACATGCGCGAACCGCACCTCCTGCTGCGAAACGAAGGTCATTCAGGCTCCTCTTCGTCGGCCGCGATCGACGCCTTGAGCGTCGCCAGCAGCCGGTACAATGCAGTCTT
The nucleotide sequence above comes from Sphingomonas oryzagri. Encoded proteins:
- a CDS encoding acyl-CoA thioesterase, which codes for MTFVSQQEVRFAHVDAAGIVFYPRYFEMLNAAVEDFFAQHVGVDFRTMHLDRGIGVPTVKLESEFATPGRLGDRLDFRIDVARVGRSSVELAIEVRCGDMLRFTARPVLVCMDLKTGRPLAWPIDMRPQEAAEAA